The nucleotide sequence GACGGAGAGGGAGGTAGAGGTGTTTACTTGGGTAGGATTCGAATCGGACGGGCTCCATGGTAGGGAATTTGTAGATGGTGGTTAAGACTGGGGGGTCTGCGGGGTGTTAATAGACAGACCAAGATATTTGGCATGAAATATTTACTGAAAGGGTCAGATACGACATCTGATGTTTTTGTAAGAATACTGGGCTCATATTCCTGAGAGATACTAGACGGTAATGGCGCCTCTGTTGCCATTGTCCTCGTAAACTGTGGTGCTAGACATTGCTACAATAAAATCAGTACTCTGtttctcaatctccaatcaACACAACATACTGTCAGAGGATCCCTAGCACTATTTATTGATGTGCGAAAAGCATTCAAGCTTTTCGTAAAGCTTTGAAGTCCCTTCGTCGCCATATTTGAGTGACTTTAATCCTATAGGGTCGCTGTCGTCGTTGAAATCGATGAATCTCGGCGAGGCTAGgccaaaattaaatttccTCGGCAATTCTTCGGCATGTCCCGCCAATATTTGATATGGCCTTCGATAATTTTGTCGAAACATCACATATCAGCACCACATCACCATGCCTCCTTGTCAGAAGGCCGTGGGGCCCATGGCACGATGCCTACAGAACACTCCGTCGTTATACCTATCTGCAAGATCAATACGAACGTTCACGAGCTCCACGACATTCAATGCAGAAGCTGCGGCTCAGGAAACAGCGCCTTCCGGTCTCGACCCGGCAACTGTTGTAAGACCAGAAAATGAGAGGAAGTTGATGAGGCAGGGTATTATGCCCATAGGATCAAGACGTCGTCGTGCGGCGCTCAAGACTTCCGCCAACATCCCTTTCGAACAATTACCATATCAATGCTTCCAGGAAGCTAGAAAGGTCTTACAAGCGGACAGAGAGGAAAAGCTAGAGATGATCGCGAAGGAGAGATTACGGCTCAAGAACTTGGAGGCACAGGATGCATCAGTTAGTGGGGGtgagaagcagaagcaaaCCAGAATAGAAAGTATAAAGAGGTACTTGGAGTACTTGAAGATCCAAGCAGATATCAATGATCCTTTGATCAAGAAGCGATTCGAAGATGGTGAAGGTAGGACAATTGCAGAGTATCTTTCCTTTTCGCATTACTAAAATTCTCAGGTGATATGAACAAACCAATCTACCGCTACCTAGCAGATCGAAAGTGGCGCGAATATCAACGTAAAATAATTGTCCAACGTTTAGAACAATTTTCGATTGTCCctgatcttcttcctcatttcGAACCTACCGCCGAAGTTCGTCTCGCGTTCCAAGCACGTAATGTTCAACCGGGCGATTATGTGGACTCCAGAGTCAGTGAATTTCCAGCTAGACTGAAGGTCCAGGTCTTCGACAAAGGAGAGAGACTCGTCAGTGTCGTGGTTGTTGATGCAGATGTTCCAAACGTAGAGAATGATCACTTCAACACGAGATGCCATTACCTTGCTGCCAACATTCCAATTTCACCGGTACAAGATTCGTTACCACTCTCCAGAGCAAATCCAGAGAGCCAATTGATCCTGCCATGGCTACCACCATTTGCGCAAAAGGGATCGCCATATCACCGATACTCGATATTCGTGTTAGAGCAAAAGCCCGGACAAGTTCTCGATGTAGCAGCACTGAAAGAATTATATCAGCGTGATCGATTTAACCTCAGAGGTTTTAAAGATAGACATGATGTACAGCCCATAGGATTGGGACTTTTCAGAAGCGAATGGGATGAGGGTACCAAGGGAGTTATGCAGAGAGCAGGAATCGAAGGATGGGATATGGAGTTCAAGAGGACGAGAATCCCAGCACTCAAGCCAAAACAGAAGGCTAGAGGTTGGGAGGCACGCCATGCTAGTGATAAGTATAAGTCTTTGAGGAGATGATATTTATGATAGCTAAAAATGTATCATATTTGTAATACCTGCTGATTTTGCTCTTCATGATACTCGAGCCGAGTATAACTGTTGCATACTATCTATGACTGAGACTATTCTATGTGTGTTAGGATCTACAGGCAAGATCATTGCAAATCTGCATCTATCTACGTAGGTATCTTAGCTGAATGAACACGAGATTGTCAACTCTCCACTCGTCTACATTCACTTATTAGTGGGTGACATAACCCAGTCTCCGCATCTCGAAAGAGAAAAACAAACAGGACATCTAAGCTACAAAACCGAGATTCgaatagaaagagaaagtgaTTCTAGCCcgcctctcctctcctctcttcgtTTCAATTTCTCAGAAACTCTCAAACGCAAGCTagacattcattcatctattccttccctcccctttTCCACGACAGAATTCCTTGCCTCCTCTTCTAGGCTAATGTGCAGATTTCATCTTATTTACAAAATCCGATAACACAAACTCGTTAGACTTATTAGTTAATACATTCAGAGCTTCCATTCCAAGGAGTAACAATTCAATGGGAGTTGGCCCTATCCTCGAAAGTATCTAGTGAGCTTTCGCGCAAGGAGACGGATTagttgaattttctttctggCATCTATCTATGTTGAACTTTCTGATCTTGGGGAGTCGTGTGCTAGGTTTACTCTTGTTTCTTTGCGTGGTCTTTCAGAATGAATTGACAGTTGGCTAGAGCGGAGTTTGTAAGTACCTATCTACCAGGCAGAGATACATTGTTAAGTCCAGAGAGCAACACCAACAAATTTCAAGCGAGATACTCAGACAATAGCTTCTATAAATTCTTAATTACGTCTCGTCTTATTCTAACCTAAAAATGCACGCATGAATCCCATTTCCCGTGTGTATTTTATAACGCCAGCCCTAAGAGCTTGTGGTATCAGGTTTATCCCAATAATGACAAGCAATGCAATGTAGGTCGTCCGAATGTATGTCCATTCGCATATCCCATCCCCCTTTGCACATTTAATGCGTCACTTCGTTAAGTTGTCATCGTATCATCATTTATCCACCTACAGCCATCTCCATGAacaacttctctctcttcaacaaGAAACTCAACAGTAACGTCAAGGCGGCACCAGCTACAACCAAGTAATAAGTTTTATCAATTGCCTGCACGATTCCCTCAATGGCTTTGTCTCTCAGTTCTTGTGATACACTTTGGAATAGTGCACTTTGGGATCCAGCAATTGCGCTTCGGATCTGGTCTGCTGAGAAGCCTTTGCCCGCAAACGCGGCGTTGACATTTTTAAATGCTGTGCTTTGGAAAACTGTACCGGAGACTGCAAGACCGATGACTACACCACCGATTTGAGCTACGTTGATGTATCCAATAGATGCAGGAACTTCTTGGCCACGACCATCGCGGCCTAAAATAGCGGGGGCAATACTGTAGGAAGCTTGAGTGATCATACCGCAGCCAATGGCGATGAGGATACTCCAACCATAGATGGAGCCTGCATTTGTAGAAGTGGTGACTGTAGTCATTGCGGCACCTCCAGCGAGAGCAAACATACCCCAGAGAACGAAGAAGGGCCAGTAGTAGCCAATCTTTGGCATAAGTATTCCTTGCGACATGACGACTACAATGTAAAGGACAATAAATGGCATGAGTCTGACAGCGGCTTGAATACCATCATCTCCTTTCgaaaattggaagaagagggggaTGTAGAAGATTGGAACGAAGAGTGCTGTTCCTGCTGCTGCGGTACAGATGAATAGGAGGATCATGGTTCGTGATTTGAGGAATTGTACTGGGAATAATCGATCTTCGGGAGTGGTTAAAATGCAGAATTGTTGCTGGACTGCGAATAGAATGAATATAACACCACAGACGACGAATGTGGCAATAGTGCGTCCGTCGTTCCAGGGCCAGTTGGCACCACCGAAGGTAAGAGCAATGACGAATGAAGTAAAGAGACCGGCATTTAACAGAgctccaatccaatcaacgTGCTTAACTTTGTGAAGTACGTCCAGATCAGGTTGTGGATCGAATGATGGGATTAAAAGGAGAGCTGGTACCGCAATAGCGAAGATGACTAAGTTGATGTAGAAGGCCTAAGTGAATGGTTAGTTTTTGTAGACAGAGGCTAAGATAGAGAGTACTGACCCATCTCCAGGTCGCTCCTGAATCTGCGAAGGCTCCTCCAATGACAGGACCAAGAATCGTTCCAAGACCCCAAGTGATACCAACACCTCCTAGATAGAGAGGACGTTCTGTAATGGTAGTATTGATTGCGACCAAGTTTAAGGTTCCGAGATACATTCCAGCTCCTCCTACACCGGCAATGACTCTTCCAACAATAAGTGCATTCATGTTAGGAGCCGCACCGCAAATAGCACTGccgacgatgaagatgacgacAGAAACGACATGGGTCCACTTGACATTGAAGGTGCCATATGCTTTACCACTAGCAATGAAGTTAGTTTTTGCTTAATCATATTACCCATAAGTAGTACTAACATAGTAAGGATCGTAGCGATAGAACCCAATGGGAAACCAGTACCCAACCAAGACAGCTTCGAAATATCACCATAGGTTCCAAGGACAGCAGATTGAATATCAGCAGCGATAGTGTTGTCCAAGCCGTACAAGAAGGTAGCGACATAGAACCCTACACAAATGACAACCCATTTCCAACCAGTAACTGTCCTTACTTGTTCGAGCTCAGGCGGGGGACTGGTAGTTACTGGGCCCTTCTCTGAATCTGTTGTAAAGGCATCTTCTGATCGTTCAAGTCTCTGAGGCTTGTCATCTATGGACGGGGCTGAAGAGGATGGCGTGGAGGGGGCAGCTGGTGCTGTAGCTGACGACATTGTAAAATCACAGCTTTCACGATATGTGGAAATGAAAGGTGTAGACAAGCTTGGGGAGATCGAGGGTGATGAGGATAATGAAACATGGGAGTACGAAAACCTTATATCACTATATAGGTAGACTGTGGCATGACATGGCAAGGGTACTTCCAGCCTGTTTGAAATGTACAGAACCGAACGGCATGATTCCGTGCCAGATTTGAAAGCAAAAGGAGTACAAATGAGTTGAATCGGCCATAACGCCCAATAGCCCGAAGAA is from Botrytis cinerea B05.10 chromosome 8, complete sequence and encodes:
- the Bcmrpl35 gene encoding Bcmrpl35 yields the protein MPPCQKAVGPMARCLQNTPSLYLSARSIRTFTSSTTFNAEAAAQETAPSGLDPATVVRPENERKLMRQGIMPIGSRRRRAALKTSANIPFEQLPYQCFQEARKVLQADREEKLEMIAKERLRLKNLEAQDASVSGGEKQKQTRIESIKRYLEYLKIQADINDPLIKKRFEDGEGDMNKPIYRYLADRKWREYQRKIIVQRLEQFSIVPDLLPHFEPTAEVRLAFQARNVQPGDYVDSRVSEFPARLKVQVFDKGERLVSVVVVDADVPNVENDHFNTRCHYLAANIPISPVQDSLPLSRANPESQLILPWLPPFAQKGSPYHRYSIFVLEQKPGQVLDVAALKELYQRDRFNLRGFKDRHDVQPIGLGLFRSEWDEGTKGVMQRAGIEGWDMEFKRTRIPALKPKQKARGWEARHASDKYKSLRR